The following proteins come from a genomic window of Thermoleophilia bacterium:
- a CDS encoding DUF438 domain-containing protein gives MNITPKTTVHTLLKEYPFLLDFLAGYNPEFGKLTNPVLRRTMGRMATLEKAAALADVPLNQLMTDVAAEVERRTGANPGVADNAASGGIDPERLEALKQIIKDLHAGHPMTELTQRFGELIEDVEASEIAAMEQQLIVEGMPESEVKRLCDVHVQVFSGALEGHEKVKTPAGHPIDTFQRENEAVLQITNSLRKVAGAVRAPGDPMSAWPTLKTPLTKTLERLREFEIHYVRKENQLFPYLENHDVEGPSKVMWALHDDVRAALKDALRYAADDNAEQAALSSEWLAQTVDDMVTKEEKILFPMAMEMLSTDEWVAIREGEGDVGYAYIADVAQWPSRTEQAQPAQAAAAVSGGLLGLTTGALTLEQINLMLSTLPFDLSFVDENDEVRYYSEGERVFPRSPGVIGRKVQNCHPPRSLDKVQEIIDAFRAGEKNTADFWIQAHGRFLHIRYYAMRDASGAYRGTLESVQDVTAIRALEGERRLVDW, from the coding sequence ATGAACATCACCCCAAAGACCACCGTGCACACGCTGCTCAAGGAGTACCCCTTCCTCCTCGACTTCTTGGCCGGCTACAACCCTGAGTTCGGCAAGCTCACCAACCCGGTGCTCCGCCGCACCATGGGCCGCATGGCAACGCTCGAGAAGGCCGCGGCGCTGGCCGACGTCCCGCTCAACCAGCTCATGACCGATGTCGCCGCCGAGGTCGAGCGGCGTACCGGCGCCAACCCCGGCGTTGCCGACAACGCCGCCAGCGGCGGCATCGACCCGGAACGACTCGAGGCGCTCAAACAGATCATCAAGGATCTGCATGCCGGCCACCCGATGACCGAGCTCACACAGCGCTTCGGCGAGCTCATCGAAGACGTTGAGGCGAGTGAGATCGCCGCCATGGAACAGCAACTCATCGTCGAAGGCATGCCGGAGAGCGAGGTCAAGCGCCTCTGCGACGTGCACGTGCAGGTGTTCTCCGGCGCCCTCGAGGGTCACGAGAAGGTCAAGACGCCCGCCGGTCACCCAATCGATACGTTCCAGCGCGAAAACGAGGCCGTGCTGCAGATCACGAACTCCCTGCGCAAGGTCGCCGGCGCCGTCCGCGCCCCCGGCGACCCCATGAGCGCTTGGCCGACGCTCAAGACGCCGCTGACGAAGACCCTCGAGCGCCTGCGCGAGTTCGAGATCCACTACGTGCGCAAGGAGAACCAGCTCTTCCCCTATCTCGAGAACCACGACGTCGAGGGACCGAGCAAGGTGATGTGGGCGCTGCACGACGACGTCAGAGCAGCGCTCAAAGACGCCCTGCGCTACGCCGCCGACGACAACGCCGAGCAGGCGGCGCTCAGCTCCGAATGGCTGGCGCAGACGGTGGACGACATGGTGACCAAGGAGGAGAAGATCCTCTTCCCCATGGCCATGGAGATGCTGAGCACCGACGAGTGGGTGGCAATCCGCGAAGGCGAAGGCGACGTGGGCTATGCCTACATCGCCGACGTCGCTCAGTGGCCGTCGAGGACCGAACAAGCGCAACCCGCGCAGGCCGCTGCCGCTGTCTCCGGCGGCCTCCTCGGCCTCACTACCGGTGCGCTCACGCTCGAACAGATCAACTTGATGCTCTCCACGCTGCCTTTCGACCTCAGCTTCGTCGACGAGAACGACGAGGTGCGTTACTACAGCGAGGGTGAGCGCGTCTTCCCGCGCAGCCCCGGCGTCATCGGCCGCAAGGTGCAGAACTGCCATCCGCCACGGAGCCTCGACAAGGTGCAAGAGATCATCGACGCCTTCCGCGCCGGCGAGAAGAACACCGCTGACTTCTGGATCCAGGCGCACGGCAGATTCCTTCACATCCGCTATTACGCCATGCGCGACGCGAGCGGCGCCTATCGGGGAACACTGGAAAGCGTGCAGGATGTGACCGCCATCCGCGCCCTCGAGGGCGAGCGGCGGCTGGTCGACTGGTGA
- a CDS encoding transglutaminase domain-containing protein — MTRSRLSVYLGICALVFLGSLIGLVVALSGPDETPTPNLSVDVVVVPEVMTAVHKTYSGTDGTFLAKTIIKNNGDQPVTNFHISYSIPGYVETAGQEDYPLILPGQTVNDYCYPTFDAEQMREIESETPAELDVSYTYDGNLNAKGTSATFSFLGHNDWVRTYLPIDDQLTFADTVDNIAALAAWVTKNDPEVEKLAKDLTGGIFTATDDGTLKAAHEIYDGLRTSPLRYVTESDSYWTDQEAQHVQFPAETLANKGGNCVDLSILFAALLESVGVETTLCASTGHCQVAITLPESGDMYVIEATAIDNPSISFYDSLEIGRTKHDEETQQYTWVQMNVRDEWANGMVPSW, encoded by the coding sequence GTGACACGCTCACGTCTTTCGGTCTACCTCGGAATCTGTGCGCTCGTCTTTCTCGGATCGCTGATTGGTCTCGTCGTAGCCCTCTCAGGCCCAGACGAGACGCCCACGCCAAACCTCAGCGTCGATGTCGTCGTCGTACCCGAGGTCATGACCGCCGTTCACAAGACCTACTCAGGCACCGACGGCACCTTCCTCGCCAAGACGATCATCAAGAACAACGGCGACCAGCCGGTGACCAACTTCCACATCAGCTACAGCATCCCGGGCTACGTCGAAACCGCCGGGCAAGAGGACTACCCGCTCATCCTCCCAGGGCAGACCGTGAACGACTACTGCTACCCAACCTTCGACGCCGAGCAGATGCGCGAGATCGAGAGCGAGACGCCGGCCGAACTCGATGTTTCCTACACCTACGACGGCAACCTCAATGCCAAGGGTACATCTGCCACGTTCTCGTTCCTGGGTCACAACGACTGGGTGCGCACCTATCTGCCAATCGACGACCAGCTCACCTTCGCCGACACCGTCGACAACATCGCCGCGCTCGCCGCCTGGGTCACCAAGAACGACCCTGAGGTCGAGAAGCTGGCCAAAGACCTCACCGGCGGCATCTTCACGGCAACCGACGACGGCACCCTCAAGGCAGCGCACGAGATTTACGACGGGCTGCGCACCTCACCGCTGCGCTATGTCACCGAGAGCGACTCCTATTGGACCGACCAGGAGGCCCAGCACGTCCAGTTCCCCGCCGAGACGCTGGCGAACAAGGGCGGCAACTGCGTCGACCTGTCGATCCTGTTCGCCGCCCTGCTCGAATCGGTCGGCGTCGAGACCACACTCTGTGCCTCGACCGGTCACTGCCAAGTCGCAATCACGCTGCCCGAGAGCGGCGACATGTACGTCATCGAGGCGACCGCCATCGACAATCCGTCGATCTCCTTCTACGACTCACTGGAGATCGGTCGCACCAAACACGACGAGGAGACGCAACAGTACACGTGGGTTCAGATGAACGTACGAGACGAGTGGGCGAACGGAATGGTGCCGTCATGGTAA
- a CDS encoding Asp23/Gls24 family envelope stress response protein, translating to MADSVNPEASGSVSGISISDNVVAKVAYKAISGIEGIHALGGGSSRALAGLRGDKGTPGVSVDLHDDSVDVDITMSILFGANVPKIAEACRLAVTEQIESSTGLKVRAVNVLVNDVVFPEDAPGGNG from the coding sequence ATGGCTGACAGCGTAAACCCGGAAGCATCTGGCTCGGTAAGTGGCATATCGATCTCCGACAACGTAGTCGCCAAAGTCGCGTACAAGGCGATCTCCGGTATCGAAGGGATTCACGCGCTCGGTGGCGGGAGTTCGCGGGCACTGGCGGGGTTGCGTGGCGACAAGGGAACACCAGGGGTGAGTGTCGATCTGCACGACGACAGCGTCGACGTCGACATCACCATGAGCATTCTCTTCGGTGCCAACGTGCCCAAGATCGCCGAGGCATGCCGGCTCGCGGTCACAGAGCAGATCGAGTCGTCGACGGGACTGAAGGTACGCGCGGTGAACGTTCTCGTGAACGATGTCGTGTTCCCGGAGGATGCGCCTGGCGGCAATGGCTGA
- a CDS encoding vitamin B12-dependent ribonucleotide reductase — MGDTDNAVIELTANALRVLQRRYLKKGENGELLETPEEMFRRVANAIAQAERLYNPAAPVEELEQTFYDLMTSLEFLPNSPTLMNAGRELGQLSACFVLPVGDSMESIFEAIKNTALIHKSGGGTGFSFSRVRPHNDVVLSTKGVSSGPLSFMSVFDAATETIKQGGTRRGANMGIMRVDHPDILDFISAKQDDDRLNNFNISVAVTDAFMRAVANDEEYPLVNPRSGEIVRKLNARKVFRSMVTLAWKNGDPGIVFIDRINADNPTPHLGEIESTNPCGEQPLLPYESCNLGSINLSRVVADGAIDYEHLGRVVRAAVRFLDDVIDVNRYPLPQIEEMTKKNRKIGLGVMGFADMLLMLGVPYDSEEAVRLAGEVMDFIHDQARAESEALARDRGVFPSFEGSIYDWPGGTQVRNATTTTIAPTGTISIIAGSSSGIEPLFAVSYVRANILDDESMIEVHPYFEKVARERGFYSDELMKKIADVGSVRHLDGVPPDVQRVFASAHDVTPEWHIKIQAAFQKHTDNAVSKTVNFANEATVEDVENVYQLAFKSGCKGVTIYRDGSREEQVLNVGQTKKKREREAVMGGIATSRPSRPQLLSGETQRMETGCGKLFVIMNDDEFGPREVFANMGKAGGCASSNTEALGRLISLALKKGASAAEVVEQLKGIRCHVPYGFGPNAILSCADAIGKAIERRYVLGAAGQPTEPQPQLSLVEVSQGACPDCGGVIEHEGGCVVCRLCGYSKCG; from the coding sequence ATGGGTGACACAGACAACGCGGTCATCGAGCTCACCGCGAACGCGCTCAGGGTCCTGCAGCGTCGCTACCTCAAGAAGGGCGAGAACGGCGAGCTTCTCGAGACCCCTGAAGAGATGTTTCGTCGCGTCGCCAACGCTATCGCGCAGGCGGAGCGTCTGTACAACCCGGCGGCACCCGTGGAGGAGTTGGAGCAGACGTTCTACGATCTCATGACTTCGCTCGAGTTCCTGCCCAACAGCCCCACGCTGATGAACGCGGGCCGGGAACTGGGGCAGCTTTCGGCCTGCTTCGTACTCCCGGTCGGCGACTCGATGGAGTCCATCTTCGAAGCGATCAAGAACACGGCGCTCATCCACAAGAGCGGCGGCGGCACGGGCTTCAGCTTCTCGCGCGTGCGTCCCCACAACGATGTCGTGCTCAGCACCAAGGGGGTCTCGTCGGGGCCGCTCTCTTTCATGAGCGTCTTCGATGCCGCCACCGAGACGATCAAGCAGGGCGGTACACGGCGCGGGGCCAACATGGGCATCATGCGTGTCGATCACCCCGATATCCTCGATTTCATCAGCGCCAAGCAAGACGACGACCGACTCAACAACTTCAACATCTCAGTCGCCGTCACCGACGCTTTCATGCGCGCCGTGGCCAACGACGAGGAGTATCCGCTGGTCAATCCGCGTTCGGGTGAGATCGTGCGCAAGCTCAACGCGCGCAAGGTCTTCCGCAGTATGGTCACTCTCGCCTGGAAGAACGGCGATCCCGGCATCGTCTTCATCGATCGCATCAACGCCGACAACCCGACGCCGCATCTGGGTGAGATCGAGAGCACCAATCCGTGCGGCGAACAGCCGCTGTTGCCGTACGAGAGCTGTAACTTGGGGTCGATCAACCTCTCTCGTGTCGTCGCCGACGGCGCCATCGACTACGAGCATCTCGGCCGCGTCGTGCGCGCGGCGGTGCGCTTCCTCGACGACGTCATCGACGTCAATCGCTACCCGTTGCCGCAGATCGAGGAGATGACCAAGAAGAACCGCAAGATCGGGCTTGGCGTGATGGGCTTCGCCGACATGCTGCTCATGCTCGGCGTACCGTACGACTCCGAGGAAGCGGTTCGACTCGCCGGTGAGGTGATGGACTTCATCCACGATCAGGCGCGGGCGGAGAGCGAAGCTCTGGCCCGCGACCGTGGTGTCTTCCCGAGCTTCGAGGGCTCTATCTACGATTGGCCGGGGGGGACGCAGGTGCGCAACGCCACCACGACCACCATCGCGCCGACCGGTACCATCAGCATCATTGCCGGCAGTTCGAGCGGCATCGAGCCGCTCTTTGCCGTGAGTTACGTGCGTGCCAACATCCTCGACGACGAGAGCATGATCGAGGTACACCCGTACTTCGAGAAGGTCGCCAGAGAGCGCGGCTTCTACAGCGATGAGCTCATGAAGAAGATCGCCGACGTCGGCTCGGTGCGTCACCTCGACGGTGTTCCGCCCGATGTTCAGCGGGTGTTCGCATCGGCGCACGACGTTACGCCGGAATGGCATATCAAGATCCAGGCGGCCTTCCAGAAGCACACCGACAACGCCGTGTCGAAGACGGTCAACTTCGCCAACGAGGCTACCGTCGAGGACGTCGAGAACGTCTATCAGCTCGCCTTCAAAAGCGGCTGTAAGGGCGTGACCATCTACCGCGACGGCAGCCGCGAGGAGCAGGTGCTCAACGTCGGCCAAACGAAGAAGAAGCGTGAGCGTGAGGCCGTGATGGGCGGCATTGCCACCTCGCGTCCGTCACGGCCGCAGCTCTTGAGCGGAGAGACGCAGCGCATGGAGACGGGCTGCGGCAAGCTCTTCGTGATCATGAACGACGACGAGTTCGGGCCGCGAGAGGTGTTCGCCAACATGGGTAAGGCCGGCGGCTGCGCCTCGAGCAATACCGAGGCGCTGGGCCGGCTCATCAGCTTGGCGCTGAAGAAGGGCGCCAGCGCGGCCGAGGTCGTCGAGCAACTCAAGGGTATTCGTTGTCATGTGCCTTACGGCTTCGGCCCCAACGCGATCCTTTCGTGTGCCGATGCCATCGGGAAGGCGATTGAGCGCCGCTACGTGCTCGGCGCGGCCGGCCAGCCGACCGAGCCGCAGCCGCAACTCTCGCTCGTCGAGGTATCGCAGGGGGCGTGTCCGGATTGCGGCGGCGTGATCGAGCATGAGGGCGGGTGTGTGGTGTGCAGACTGTGCGGCTACTCGAAGTGTGGCTGA
- the nrdR gene encoding transcriptional regulator NrdR, which produces MRRSPVRCPFCNSEDSRVVDSRDSEAGDAIRRRRECLGCERRYTTYERIEEVPLVVRKRDGSEEVFARQKLLNGLLRATEKRGIPLERLERVVDEIENDLRRVPGRVVTTQMVGEGALRHLREIDKVAYVRFASVYRQFETVAEFQRELARLEPPMSAMKGDDERMQQAADGGREEGDRHNG; this is translated from the coding sequence ATGCGGAGGTCCCCGGTGCGTTGTCCCTTCTGCAACAGCGAAGACAGCCGAGTCGTCGACTCCCGCGACTCCGAGGCCGGCGACGCCATACGGCGCCGCCGCGAGTGCCTCGGTTGCGAGCGGCGCTATACGACCTACGAGCGCATCGAGGAGGTGCCGCTCGTGGTGCGCAAGCGCGACGGGAGCGAGGAGGTCTTCGCTCGCCAGAAATTGCTCAACGGGCTCCTGCGTGCGACGGAGAAGCGCGGCATTCCACTCGAACGTCTGGAGCGCGTCGTGGACGAGATCGAGAACGATCTGCGGCGCGTGCCCGGTCGAGTCGTCACGACACAGATGGTGGGAGAGGGCGCCCTGCGTCATCTCCGCGAAATCGACAAGGTCGCCTACGTGCGGTTCGCTTCGGTCTACCGGCAGTTTGAGACCGTCGCCGAGTTCCAGCGGGAGCTCGCTCGGCTCGAGCCGCCGATGTCCGCGATGAAGGGCGACGACGAGCGTATGCAGCAGGCCGCCGACGGCGGCCGCGAGGAGGGGGATCGGCACAATGGGTGA
- a CDS encoding polyprenol monophosphomannose synthase, translated as MNIIVLPTYNERDNLRPALARIRDVADRRGLQLHTLIVDDNSPDGTGELADRLAAEIPDTSVLHRAGKEGLGRAYIAGFREALARGADRIFEMDADLSHDAAYLPGFLRLIDQGADLVLGSRYVPGGGVRNWGLSRKVISRGGCLYAQCILGLPYHDLTGGYKCFRRRVLESIDLDSIDTAGYGFQIEMTYRAHQLGFKIAELPIIFVDRAAGTSKMSNDIVVEAMLNVWKLRFSQAPRRREA; from the coding sequence ATGAATATCATCGTGCTGCCGACGTACAACGAGCGCGACAACCTTCGCCCTGCCCTCGCCCGCATTCGCGACGTCGCCGACCGGCGCGGACTCCAACTGCACACGCTCATCGTCGACGACAACTCGCCGGACGGCACCGGCGAACTCGCCGACCGCCTGGCCGCAGAGATCCCCGATACCTCGGTCCTGCATAGAGCAGGCAAGGAGGGCCTGGGGCGCGCCTACATCGCCGGCTTCCGCGAAGCCCTGGCGCGCGGGGCCGACCGCATCTTCGAGATGGACGCCGACCTCAGCCACGACGCCGCCTACTTGCCGGGCTTCCTGCGCCTCATCGATCAGGGCGCCGACCTCGTCCTCGGTTCGCGCTACGTGCCCGGAGGAGGTGTTCGCAACTGGGGCCTATCGCGCAAGGTCATCAGCCGCGGCGGTTGCCTCTACGCCCAGTGCATCCTCGGCCTGCCGTACCACGACCTCACCGGCGGCTATAAGTGCTTCCGCCGCCGCGTGCTCGAATCGATCGACCTCGACAGCATCGACACCGCGGGGTACGGCTTCCAGATCGAGATGACCTATCGCGCCCATCAACTCGGATTCAAGATCGCGGAGCTGCCGATCATCTTCGTAGACCGAGCCGCGGGCACGTCCAAGATGAGCAACGATATCGTTGTCGAAGCGATGCTGAACGTGTGGAAGCTCCGCTTCAGCCAAGCTCCACGCCGCCGCGAGGCGTGA
- a CDS encoding DUF1786 domain-containing protein, producing the protein MSAAEKARILAIDVGAGTTDVLLTQPGEPLENAVKLVVPSRTRVVAAEIDEATARGRAVAFDGPTMGGGACAAAMKRHVAAGLPFLATPEAALTFADDLERVRADGVTVVPEIEIIPRLGALSQSSVVIRSGDLGLATFAQALTLLGVDASCVDAVAIAAQDHGFSPSRSNRVVRFALWEAAIAARRHLNELFYAPAEIPADLTRLQAVARQAQSLAHGMPVLVADTGPAALYGALPNNIDNAVLVNIGNGHTFCVVALERRFTGVFEHHTSCLTRDRLEEYLRRFLKGRLTTEEVLADGGHGAMLDSGAVASVTELPILVTGPRRELLRGTTLAAEFAAPHGDMMLTGCFGLRRAVLDRFGAQLPPSERPSHQ; encoded by the coding sequence GTGAGCGCCGCCGAGAAAGCCCGCATCCTGGCCATCGACGTCGGCGCCGGTACCACCGACGTCTTGCTCACCCAGCCGGGCGAACCACTGGAGAACGCCGTCAAACTGGTGGTGCCGTCGCGCACTCGCGTGGTGGCCGCCGAAATCGACGAGGCGACGGCTCGCGGCCGCGCCGTCGCCTTCGACGGACCCACCATGGGAGGCGGCGCCTGCGCCGCCGCCATGAAGCGACACGTCGCCGCCGGTCTGCCTTTTCTGGCCACGCCGGAGGCGGCCCTCACGTTCGCCGACGACCTCGAGCGCGTGCGCGCGGACGGCGTGACCGTGGTGCCTGAAATCGAGATCATCCCGCGGCTCGGCGCTCTGTCACAAAGCAGCGTCGTGATTCGCAGCGGCGACCTCGGCCTCGCAACGTTCGCGCAGGCGCTCACCCTGCTCGGCGTCGATGCCTCGTGCGTCGACGCCGTAGCCATCGCGGCGCAGGATCACGGCTTCAGCCCGAGTCGGTCGAACCGCGTCGTCCGCTTCGCCCTCTGGGAGGCCGCCATCGCCGCGCGCCGGCACCTCAACGAGCTCTTCTATGCACCAGCCGAGATTCCCGCAGATCTCACACGCCTGCAAGCTGTCGCACGCCAGGCGCAAAGCCTCGCCCACGGCATGCCGGTCCTCGTTGCCGATACAGGCCCAGCAGCTCTCTATGGCGCCCTCCCCAACAACATCGACAACGCCGTTCTCGTCAACATCGGCAATGGTCACACATTCTGTGTCGTCGCTCTTGAGCGACGCTTCACCGGCGTCTTCGAGCACCACACCAGCTGCCTGACTCGCGACCGTCTCGAGGAGTACTTGCGACGCTTCCTCAAGGGCCGCCTGACGACCGAGGAAGTGCTCGCCGACGGCGGACACGGAGCCATGCTGGATTCCGGCGCCGTCGCCAGCGTGACCGAGCTGCCGATCCTCGTCACCGGGCCGCGCCGCGAGCTCCTGCGAGGCACAACCCTCGCAGCCGAGTTTGCGGCCCCACATGGCGACATGATGCTCACCGGGTGCTTCGGCCTGCGGCGCGCCGTCCTCGACCGCTTCGGCGCGCAGTTGCCACCGTCGGAGAGGCCATCCCACCAGTAG
- a CDS encoding sulfurtransferase TusA family protein: MRDQEPTQPDRSHAAPPHADRVLDASGLACPMPLLKAHKALQELASGQVLQVVTTDPSSANDMRAWMNKSGHTLVAQNCARLPYVFYIRKE; the protein is encoded by the coding sequence ATCCGCGACCAGGAACCCACGCAACCCGACCGATCCCACGCCGCTCCGCCGCACGCCGACCGCGTCCTCGACGCCAGCGGCCTCGCCTGTCCCATGCCGCTCCTCAAGGCGCACAAGGCACTCCAGGAACTGGCCAGCGGCCAGGTGCTGCAGGTCGTCACCACCGATCCGAGCTCCGCGAACGACATGAGGGCATGGATGAACAAGAGCGGCCACACGCTGGTCGCGCAGAACTGCGCAAGACTGCCTTACGTCTTCTACATCAGGAAGGAGTAG
- a CDS encoding macro domain-containing protein: MKTSVGKTALEIFAGDITTLHLDAIANAANSELWMGAGVAGAIKHVGGEIIEQEAMRQGPVEIGAVVVTGGHALPAKHVLHAVVMGVDLQTSGEAIKTATYNALAAAERHKLRSLAMPAFGTGVGGFPVYECARLMLAETVRYLSEHPKSRLRLIVFCAYDAVTKAAFTHAFIGIERP; the protein is encoded by the coding sequence ATGAAGACGTCTGTCGGTAAGACCGCTCTCGAGATCTTCGCGGGCGATATCACGACGCTGCACCTCGATGCGATCGCCAACGCCGCCAACAGCGAGCTCTGGATGGGGGCCGGCGTGGCCGGGGCGATCAAGCACGTCGGTGGTGAGATCATCGAGCAGGAGGCCATGCGACAGGGCCCTGTGGAGATCGGCGCCGTCGTTGTGACGGGCGGTCACGCTCTGCCGGCCAAACACGTTCTTCACGCCGTGGTCATGGGGGTCGACTTGCAGACGAGCGGCGAGGCGATCAAGACGGCGACCTACAACGCGCTGGCTGCAGCTGAGCGCCACAAGCTACGGTCGCTGGCGATGCCCGCCTTTGGCACTGGGGTCGGAGGCTTCCCGGTGTACGAATGCGCTCGTCTCATGCTCGCCGAGACCGTCCGTTACCTCAGCGAGCATCCGAAGTCGCGGCTGCGGCTGATCGTCTTCTGCGCCTACGATGCGGTGACGAAGGCCGCGTTCACGCACGCCTTCATCGGCATCGAGCGGCCGTAG
- a CDS encoding histidine kinase, giving the protein MNRSHSNLIDALLIAAVVFLGLALSMSLVIPGLPGWALYLSLGGLAGVAMALTVARFVTRPDRLRALQSHRILVIADESLAHLRRGLSEETAQEVCRIVLAHTDAAAVAITDTNEILGFAGIGEDHHLVGSPILTAATREALETDQLSVLRTREEIDCPNRDCLLRAGIVVPLHIRKRPAGSLKFYYTTPRLLNETQLAMAEGLAHLLSTQLDIGELDHQTALACSMELKALQAQINPHFLFNTINTIASLIRTDPPQARELLREFASFYRRTLEMDDDLITLEQELEYARSYFLFERARFGERVQLSVAADAAHLNLLVPAFILQPLVENAVQHGMTAEAPLHVALTTSVDRDLALLSVTDDGAGMSEEDLERILEPGFGRGNGIALKNVHDRLRGHFGPGSGISASSRLGQGTTVTCVIVRPREDQDQRTITPTLAGLPVG; this is encoded by the coding sequence GTGAATCGTTCTCACTCCAACCTCATCGATGCACTCCTGATCGCCGCGGTGGTCTTCCTCGGCCTGGCCTTGTCGATGTCGCTGGTCATCCCCGGCCTGCCCGGTTGGGCTTTGTACCTCTCGCTCGGCGGCCTTGCCGGCGTCGCCATGGCGCTCACCGTCGCCCGCTTCGTCACGCGCCCGGATCGCCTGCGCGCGCTGCAGAGCCATCGCATCCTCGTGATCGCGGACGAAAGCCTCGCTCACCTACGCCGCGGCCTGAGCGAGGAGACGGCCCAAGAGGTCTGCCGCATCGTCCTCGCGCATACCGATGCGGCCGCAGTCGCGATCACCGACACGAACGAGATCCTCGGCTTCGCCGGTATCGGAGAAGACCACCATCTCGTGGGTAGCCCCATCCTCACCGCAGCCACCCGCGAAGCGCTAGAGACGGACCAGCTGAGCGTCTTGCGCACTCGCGAGGAAATCGACTGTCCCAACCGCGATTGCCTGTTGCGCGCGGGCATCGTGGTTCCGCTGCACATACGCAAACGCCCGGCGGGCAGCCTCAAGTTCTACTACACCACCCCGCGACTCCTGAATGAGACGCAACTCGCCATGGCCGAGGGACTCGCGCATCTGCTCTCCACACAGCTCGACATCGGCGAGCTGGACCATCAGACGGCGCTCGCTTGCAGCATGGAGCTCAAGGCCCTACAGGCGCAGATCAATCCCCATTTCCTCTTCAACACGATCAACACGATCGCCAGCCTCATCCGCACCGACCCTCCACAGGCACGCGAGCTGTTGCGCGAATTCGCGAGCTTCTACCGTCGAACCCTCGAGATGGACGACGACCTCATCACGCTCGAGCAGGAACTGGAGTATGCGCGCTCCTACTTCCTCTTCGAGCGCGCCCGTTTCGGCGAGCGCGTGCAGCTCAGCGTCGCCGCCGACGCAGCGCACCTCAACCTCCTCGTCCCCGCCTTCATCCTGCAGCCCCTGGTCGAGAACGCAGTTCAGCACGGGATGACCGCCGAGGCTCCACTGCACGTGGCGCTCACGACCAGCGTCGATCGTGATCTCGCCCTGCTCAGCGTCACCGACGACGGCGCCGGGATGAGCGAGGAGGATCTCGAACGCATTCTCGAGCCCGGCTTCGGCAGGGGCAACGGCATCGCGCTCAAGAACGTGCACGACCGACTGCGCGGGCATTTTGGGCCCGGTTCGGGCATCTCTGCCTCGAGTCGCCTCGGACAGGGCACCACAGTGACGTGCGTCATCGTTCGCCCTCGCGAAGACCAAGACCAGCGCACCATCACGCCGACCCTGGCAGGCCTACCGGTAGGATGA
- a CDS encoding LytTR family DNA-binding domain-containing protein: MSAPAPIKALVVDDEAPARSELRYMLEQAGGVEVVGEAGSASEARQLIAAIEYDLVFLDIEMPGLSGLDLAAALATSERSPAVVFVTAYGEHALRAFDVAATDYIVKPVSLQRLRQALARVDAGRTQPRAPALEAPTASAADGGEAARADSATAGSPEAGARIERIPVEKGGRTLLIPAEEILYVEAHDDYSRVHTVDGRFLSALSLTTLEERLEALGFFRVHRSYLVALGRVREVLPMYGGTLVLRLSDDAGTQIPVSRRRAAACKRALGM; this comes from the coding sequence ATGAGCGCACCAGCACCCATTAAGGCGCTCGTCGTCGACGACGAGGCCCCGGCGCGCTCCGAGCTCCGCTACATGCTCGAGCAGGCGGGCGGAGTCGAGGTCGTCGGCGAGGCCGGCAGCGCCAGCGAGGCGCGTCAGCTCATCGCTGCGATCGAGTACGATCTCGTCTTTCTCGACATCGAGATGCCCGGACTCAGCGGCCTCGACCTTGCGGCCGCGCTGGCGACCAGCGAGCGGAGCCCGGCCGTAGTCTTCGTCACGGCCTACGGCGAGCATGCACTACGAGCCTTCGACGTGGCGGCGACCGACTACATCGTCAAGCCCGTCAGCCTGCAACGGCTGCGCCAGGCGCTGGCGCGCGTCGATGCCGGCCGCACTCAGCCGCGCGCGCCGGCACTCGAGGCGCCCACGGCAAGCGCGGCCGACGGCGGTGAGGCCGCGCGCGCCGACAGCGCGACCGCCGGCTCCCCAGAGGCCGGTGCGCGCATCGAGCGCATCCCCGTGGAGAAGGGAGGCCGCACGCTCCTCATCCCGGCGGAAGAGATCCTTTACGTCGAGGCTCACGACGACTACTCCCGCGTCCACACGGTCGACGGTCGCTTCCTCTCGGCGCTGTCGCTGACAACCCTCGAGGAACGTCTCGAGGCGCTCGGCTTCTTTCGCGTCCACCGCAGCTACCTCGTCGCCCTCGGTCGCGTTCGCGAGGTTCTGCCGATGTACGGCGGCACACTCGTGCTGCGCCTGAGCGACGACGCAGGCACGCAGATCCCCGTCTCACGACGGCGCGCCGCGGCCTGCAAGCGGGCTCTGGGCATGTGA